In Salvelinus namaycush isolate Seneca chromosome 36, SaNama_1.0, whole genome shotgun sequence, one DNA window encodes the following:
- the LOC120030480 gene encoding leukotriene B4 receptor 2-like → MAHNQTIPQIIPPSLTKPSLSLSPFSSTTPPSLFLSASNHILNTTTSVFAANQSIVGNTTSTTVGALILGLVFLLGVPGNLFIIWSILARARRRSVTTLLILNLAVADGSLIALTPFFVVYLVKKTWIFGDIMCKILFYLCLANMYASIQLIMLMSLHRLVAVVWPRRVAALAGRKAVLRGVLVLWILVLVASIPALLFRHKLTATYPNGRSRMVCESFHKQQSQVVLQYTLETVLGFVVPYALIVGSYICILRRIRQTRSTAVLLSSRFILAIVVTFGIFWLPYHVINIVQVAAALSPQDSAIKARLDPIWQSCRAVTSALAFISSCANPVLYTFAGKSYIRREGFAFMARLFEGTALDSGTRKNRQNSQNSRERDRDAEGFGLKEKEGELESTTSANVVSPICVKPVKNGK, encoded by the exons ATGGCCCACAACCAAACCATCCCCCaaatcatccctccatccctcacaaAACCCTCCTTGTCCCTTTCTCCGTTCTCCTCCACTACGCCCCCCTCCCTGTTCCTTTCCGCCTCCAACCACATCCTTAACACCACCACGTCTGTTTTCGCGGCGAACCAAAGCATTGTGGGTAATACCACCTCCACAACAGTAGGGGCGCTCATCCTGGGTCTGGTGTTTCTCCTTGGTGTCCCCGGCAACCTCTTCATCATCTGGAGTATCCTGGCCCGCGCCCGCCGCCGCTCCGTCACCACCCTCCTCATCCTCAATCTGGCAGTGGCCGATGGCTCGCTCATAGCGCTCACGCCGTTCTTCGTCGTGTACCTTGTGAAGAAGACATGGATTTTTGGCGATATCATGTGCAAG ATACTCTTCTACCTGTGCCTGGCCAACATGTACGCCTCCATCCAACTGATCATGCTGATGAGCCTGCACAGGCTGGTGGCCGTGGTGTGGCCGCGGCGCGTTGCTGCCCTCGCTGGCCGGAAGGCAGTACTGCGGGGGGTGCTGGTACTGTGGATCCTGGTGCTGGTCGCATCCATCCCCGCGTTGCTGTTCAGACACAAACTGACGGCCACGTACCCCAACGGGAGGAGCCGTATGGTGTGTGAGTCATTTCACAAGCAGCAGAGTCAA GTGGTGCTCCAGTACACGTTGGAGACTGTGCTGGGATTTGTAGTTCCTTACGCGTTGATTGTAGGCAGCTACATCTGCATCCTGCGGAGGATCAGACAAACCAGGTCCACTGCTGTTTTACTATCTTC caggTTCATCCTAGCCATCGTGGTCACTTTTGGAATCTTCTGGCTGCCCTACCATGTCATCAACATTgtgcag GTTGCCGCAGCACTTTCTCCTCAAGATTCAGCTATAAAAGCAAG ACTGGACCCTATCTGGCAGTCCTGCCGTGCAGTCACATCTGCACTGGCTTTCATCAGCAGCTGTGCCAACCCGGTCCTCTACACCTTCGCCGGCAAGTCCTATATCCGGCGGGAAGGCTTTGCCTTCATGGCCCGTCTGTTCGAGGGCACTGCGCTGGACTCTGGGACCAGGAAGAACCGACAGAACAGCCAGAACagccgagagagagacagggatgcagAGGGGTTTGGGCTGAAAGAAAAGGAAGGAGAGCTAGAATCCACGACCAGCGCCAATGTTGTGAGCCCCATCTGTGTGAAACCTGTGAAAAATGGCAAATAG